In Mycolicibacterium alvei, a single window of DNA contains:
- a CDS encoding sterol carrier family protein: MAARGNVDPQKTRAAVAVVADWLRTPTHPEPARTELAEAVRLTARTLAAMAPGASVEVRVPPFVAVQCIEGPRHTRGNPPNVVETDPRTWLLLATGLLDLDAAGSAVQMSGSRAGEVARWLPLVDRSD; the protein is encoded by the coding sequence ATGGCCGCGCGAGGCAATGTCGATCCGCAAAAGACCAGGGCCGCGGTCGCCGTCGTGGCCGACTGGCTGCGCACACCCACCCATCCGGAACCGGCCCGCACCGAACTGGCCGAGGCGGTCCGGTTGACGGCCCGCACCCTGGCGGCGATGGCACCGGGCGCCAGCGTCGAGGTCCGGGTGCCGCCCTTCGTGGCGGTGCAGTGCATCGAAGGGCCGCGGCACACCCGCGGCAATCCGCCCAACGTCGTGGAGACCGATCCGCGGACCTGGCTGCTGCTGGCCACCGGACTGCTCGATCTCGACGCCGCCGGTTCCGCGGTGCAGATGTCGGGATCGCGGGCCGGCGAAGTTGCGCGGTGGCTGCCGCTCGTGGACCGATCCGACTGA